DNA sequence from the Pristiophorus japonicus isolate sPriJap1 unplaced genomic scaffold, sPriJap1.hap1 HAP1_SCAFFOLD_356, whole genome shotgun sequence genome:
TCCGCCGTGCAGGCTCAAAGCCTCGGCCGGGATCGAGGAGCTTGGCAGGGCAGCCACGGAGCAGGCCGAGGTTGGCGGGGTCTAGCCGCGATGCCGAGGACGCCTCCCGTCCCAGCGAGCAGGGTTAGCGAGCTGCAACGGATTCCAGCCCTGGGCATTAATGGGATCAGACGCGGGGTCTGAGCCGGCTAAAGCTGTCCAGCTAAGCCCCGCGCTGATCCCTCACCGGAACACAGGGAACTGGGAAACGGGGGGAACGGGGGAACGGGACTGGGGAACGGAACTGGGGAACGGGGGAACGGGGGAACTGGGAGAACGGGGGAACGGGGGAACTGGGGAACGGGGGAACTGGGAGAACGGGGGAACTGGGAGAACGGGGGAACGGAACGGGGGAACTGGGAGAACGGGGGAACTGGGGGAACTGGGGAACGGGGGAACGAGGGGAACTGGGGAATGAGGGGAACGGGGGAACGGGGGAACTGGGGGAACGGGGGAACTGGGGAACTGGTGAACTGGGAGAACGGGGGAACGGGGGAACTGGGGAACGGGGGAACGGGGGAACTGGGGAACTGGGGAACTGGGGAACTGGGGAACGAGGGGAACGGGGGAACTGGGGAACAGAACGGGGGAACGGGGGAACGGGGGAACTGGGGAACGAGGGGAACGGGGGAACGGGGGAACTGGGAACGGAACGGAGGAACGGGGGAACTGGGGAACGAGGGGAACGGGGGAACTGGGGGAACGGGGAACGGAACGGGGGAACGGGGGAACTGGGGAACGAGGGGAACGGGGGAACGGGGGAACTGGGGGAACGGGGAACGGAACGGGGGAACGGGGGAACTGGGGAACGAGGGGAACTGGGGAACGAGGGAACTGGGGAACGGAACGGGAGAACGGGGGAACGGGGGGAACGGGGGAACGGAACAACGGGGGGAACGGGGGAACTGGGGGAACTGGGGAACGGGGGAACGGAACGGGGGAACGGGGGAACGGAACGGGGAACGGGGGGAACGGGGGAACGAGGGGAACTGGGGAACTGGGGAACTGGGGAACGGGGGAACGGGGGAACTGGGGAACTGGGGAACGGGGGGAACGGGGGAACGGGGCAACCGGGGGAACCGGGGAACTGGGGAACGGGGGAACTGGGGAACGGAGGAACGGGGGGAACGGGGGAACTGGGGAAACGGGGGGAACTGGGGAACGGGGGAACTGGGGCAACGGGGGAACTGGGGAACGAGGGGAACTGGGGAACGGGGGAACTGGGAGAACGGGGGGAACTGGGGGAACGGGGGGAACTGGGGAACTGGGAGAACGGGGGAACTGAAGGAACGGGGGAACTGGGGAACGAGGGGAACTGGGAGAACGGGGGGAACTGGGGGAACGGGgggaactggggaatgggggaactGGGAGAACGAGGGGAACTGGGGGAACGGGGGAACTGGGAGAACGGGGGAACTGGGGAACGGGGGAACGGGGGAACTGGGAGAACGGGGGAACTGGGAGAACGGGGGAACGGGGGAACGGAACAGGGGAACTGGGAGAACGGGGGAACTGGGGAACGGAACGGGGGAACGGGGGAACTGGGGAACGAGGGGAACTGGGGAACGAGGGGAACGGGGGAACGGGTGAACGGGGGAACTGGGGAACGGGGGAACTGGGGGAACTGGGGGAACGGGGTAACTGGGAGAACGGGTGAACGGGGGAACTGGGGAACGGGGGAACGGGGGAACTGGGGAACTGGGGAACGAGGGGAACGGGGGAACTGGGGAACGGAACGGGGGAACGGGGGGAACGGGGGAACTGGGGAACGGAGCAACCGGGGGAACTGGGGAACTGGGGAACGGGGGAACTGGGGAACGGAGGAACGGGGGGAACGGGGGAACTGGGGGAACGGGGGAAACGGGGGAACCGGGGAACGGGGGAACTGGGGCAACGGGGGAACTGGGGAACGAGGGGAACTGGGGAACGGGGGGACTGGGAGAACGGGGGGAACTGGGGGAACGGGGGGAACTGGGGAACTGGGAGAACGGGGGAACTGAAGGAACGGGGGAACTGGGGAACGAGGGGAACTGGGAGAACGGGGGGAACTGGGGGAACGGGGGGAACTGGGGAACGGGGGAACTGGGAGAACGAGGGGAACTGGGGAACTGGGAGAACGGGGGAACTGGGGAACGGGGGAACGGGGGAACTGGGAGAACGGGGGAACTGGGAGAACGGGGGAACGGGGGAACGGAACAGGGGAACTGGGAGAACGGGGGAACTTGGGAACGGGGGAACGGGGGAACTGGGAGAACGGGGGAACTGGGAGAACGGGGGAACTGGGGAACGGAACGGGGGAACGGGGGAACTGGGGAACGAGGGGAACTGGGGAACGAGGGGAACGGGGGAACGGGTGAACGGGGGAACTGGGGAACGGGGGAACTGGGGGAACTGGGGGAACGGGGTAACTGGGAGAACGGGTGAA
Encoded proteins:
- the LOC139250238 gene encoding uncharacterized PE-PGRS family protein PE_PGRS20-like, translating into MPRTPPVPASRGNGGTGELGERGTERGNGGTGERGELGNEGTGERNGRTGERGERGNGTTGGTGELGELGNGGTERGNGGTERGTGGTGERGELGNWGTGERGNGGTGELGNGGNGGTGGERGELGNGGTGERGERG